The following DNA comes from Candidatus Palauibacter scopulicola.
TCCACGTCATCACGCGCTCCGGCGGTGGCGGCGGGTTCTCCGCGGGCATGCAGGGAGGGAGCCAATCCACCTTCCGCGGCGATGCGATGGCGTCCTTCGGCGACGACCGCGCCGGCGGATACGTGGCGGGCGAGTTCTTCGACAGCGACGGCTACATCGTGACCGAGCCCAGCCTGCGTGGCGCCGTGGACATCCCCTCCGCGTCGAGCCACGGAGCCCTGCGCGCGAAGGTCGAGTTCCAGGCCGGGGACCGCCTGCGCATCCACGCCCAGGGGAACTACTTCGACCAGGACAAGGACAACGCGACCCCCCTCCGCAACAACACGACGGAGGCGGGATTCGGACAGGTCGGCGCCACGCTGACGACCGGCGAGACGTCCTCGCTCGCTTTCAACGCCTACATGCAGTCGCAGACGTACGTGAACTCGTTCTCGGGCGTCGGCGCGGGCCGGAACAGCGAGCAGCCGTCGATCAGTCAGGACGTTCCCTCGTCGGGGGTCGGCGCGAACCTCGTGTGGCAGAAGTCCGGCCTCGGCAGGCACAACCTCACGATCGGGACCGACATCCTGAGCGCGACCGGCGAGGCCTCGGAGCAGTACCTGTTCAGCGACGGCGCGTTCACGCGACAGCGGGAGACCGGCGGCGACCAGACGCTGTACGGCTTCTTCATCCAGGACCGGGTTCACCTGAACGACCGGTCGCAATTGTACGGAGGCCTGAGGTTCGACCGGTGGGGCAATGCCTCGGGCATGCGTCACATCTTCGCGATCGCCGACGGGAACGTACTGACGGATAACGAATTCGAGGACCGAAGCGGGACGAAGCTGAGCCACAACCTCGGCGTCCTGCTCGCTGCTACCGACCGCGCGACGTTCCGCGCGAGCTTCTACAGCGGCCTGCGCGTCCCGACGCTGAACGAACTTTACAAGCCGTTCAGAGCCGCCGGGAACGTCGTGAACGAGTCGAACGAGGCGCTGGATCCGGAGCAGGTGCTGGGCGCGGAGGTGGGTCTCGATCTGCAACCCGGCTCCTCGGTCCTCATCCGGCTCACAGGCTTCTGGGCCCGCGTGAGCGACGCGATCACCGACGTCACGATCCAGGAGGCCGAGACGTCCGGCGTCATTCAGCCGTGCGGCTTCGTGGCGGCCGGGGGCGTGTGCCGGCGTCGCGACAACGTGGGCACGCTGCGCAGCGTCGGACTCGAGACCGAGATCGAACTGCGTCCGTCCGCCGCCTGGCTGCTGGCGATGAACCACCAGTACAACCCGACGGAAGTGACGGACGCGCCGGGACGCCCGGACCTGATCGGGAACGAAGTGCAGGGGAGCCCGACGCACCGCGCCATGCTGAGGGTCGGGCACATCGACCCGTCCACGCTGGAGGTGGTCGCGACCGGCCGGTACCTGGGCGCCCGCTTCGACAACGACCTCAACACGGGGGAGATCGCGGGCTCATTCCTCCTGGATATTCGCTTCCGCCGTCAGCTGACGAGCCGGCTGAGCGCCTTCGCGAGCGTGCAGAACGTCTTCGACACCATCGCCGAGATGTCCCACGACGCGAACGGCTTCATCCGGGTGGGCGCGCCGCGAACCCTCGTGGGCGGCCTGCGGGTGCGCTTCGGCGGCTGATTCGCGCGTCAGTCGTCGAGGGCGAGCGCTGACATGAGGGTGTCGATCTCGTGGCGGAGTTCGGCGACGAGGTCGTCGAGCGGGATGATCCGGCTCTCGCGGACTCCCCGGTGGCTGAGTTCGGCGCCCCCGGCTTCCAGCGAGCGCTCGCCGATGACGAGGCGGAGCGGGAGGCCGCGCAGGTCGGCGTCGTTGAACTTCACGCCGGCGCGGAGGTCCCGCCGGTCGTCGTAGATCGTCTCGATCCCGGCGGCGCACAGCTCCTCGAACACCCGGTCCGCCGTCTCCCACGTCTCCTCCTCGCGCGCGAGTGAGACGAGCGAGACGTGATACGGCGCGACGGAGACCGGCAGTTTGAGGCCGTAGTCGTCCCGGTGTTCCTCGGCCACGCAGGCGAGGAGGCGCCCGGTCCCGATCCCGTACGACCCCATCCAGATCGGACGCTCGACCCCGTCCTCGTCCGTGTACGTCGCCTCCAGCCCCTCGGAGTAGCGGGTGCCGAGCTGGAAGATGTTCCCCACCTCCACGCCGCGGGCCATGCGCAGCCCGTCGGCGCAGCGCCCGCACGGCGCGCCCTCGAAGGCGAGGGCGACGGACCCGACCACGGTGGGCTCGTAGTCGCGGCCGCAGCAGACGTTGCGGAGATGGTAGTCCGTCTCGTTCGCCCCGAGCACCAGGTTCGGCGATTCCACGACCCAGCGGTCGACAACGAAGATCGCGGCCTCGGGCTCCACGCCCACCGGAGAGGCGAACCCCGGCACCATGCCGACCGCGGCGATCTCCTCCTCGTGCGCCGGGCGAAGCTCGAGCGCCCCCGTGAGGTTCTGGACCTGGATCGGGTTCACCTCGAGGTCGCCGCGCACGATCGCCGCGATCAGCTTCTCCTCGCGTGCCCCCTCCTCCGCAGCGAAGCTGCCCATGTAGAAGACCATCTTCCCGGTCTCCGCGGCGGAGATCCCGAGCAGCCCCGTCACCTCCTCGATCGTGGCCGTGCCGGGCGTGTGGACGCGCTCCAGCGGCGACATCCCGCCTTCCCGGGGTTCGAGCGTGAACTCGGCGACCTCGCGGTTCGCGGCGTACCCGCAGGCGTCGCAGAGCGCGAGGCTGTCTTCGCCGATCGGCGTCACGTACATGAACTCGTGGGCGATCTTGCCGCCCATCATGCCCGTATCGCTCCGCACGGCCGTGAGCGGCAGGGCGCAGCGCCGCCCGATGCGCTCGTACGCCTCGTAGTGCCGGTCGTACTGCTTCGCGAGCCCCTCCGGGTCCCGATCCAGCGAGTAGGAGTCCTTCATGATGAACTCGCGCACGCGAATGAGCCCGCCGCGGGAGCGAAGTTCGTCCCGGAACTTGGTCTGCATGTGATAGACCATGGCCGGGAGCTGCCGGTAGGACTGGATCTCGGTCGCCGCGTGGAAGGCCACCACCTCCTCG
Coding sequences within:
- a CDS encoding TonB-dependent receptor, with the translated sequence MTLREAVLRSLRQPRRGLLVLALWGLWPGAALEAQDPVPADSVIALGELIVSALRAPTSVGEVPVNVTTVTREELRLSAAQTLQDVLQEVPGLNFRFPFQAGVAHPSWQAVTLRGLGGTAASRTLVLVDGVPLNDPYFGWVRWSQVPVEVIERIEIVRGGATVSWGSQSLAGVVHVITRSGGGGGFSAGMQGGSQSTFRGDAMASFGDDRAGGYVAGEFFDSDGYIVTEPSLRGAVDIPSASSHGALRAKVEFQAGDRLRIHAQGNYFDQDKDNATPLRNNTTEAGFGQVGATLTTGETSSLAFNAYMQSQTYVNSFSGVGAGRNSEQPSISQDVPSSGVGANLVWQKSGLGRHNLTIGTDILSATGEASEQYLFSDGAFTRQRETGGDQTLYGFFIQDRVHLNDRSQLYGGLRFDRWGNASGMRHIFAIADGNVLTDNEFEDRSGTKLSHNLGVLLAATDRATFRASFYSGLRVPTLNELYKPFRAAGNVVNESNEALDPEQVLGAEVGLDLQPGSSVLIRLTGFWARVSDAITDVTIQEAETSGVIQPCGFVAAGGVCRRRDNVGTLRSVGLETEIELRPSAAWLLAMNHQYNPTEVTDAPGRPDLIGNEVQGSPTHRAMLRVGHIDPSTLEVVATGRYLGARFDNDLNTGEIAGSFLLDIRFRRQLTSRLSAFASVQNVFDTIAEMSHDANGFIRVGAPRTLVGGLRVRFGG
- a CDS encoding proline--tRNA ligase, with protein sequence MTGFTLGAADLRSTGHSGDEVVSVSGRAGARPISYRHAGPRTAGRLASRVSPRRAAEPVTIPSPFRTTPSGRPVNRTERTGQRVSNLFGMTLRQAPGETEIESHSLLLRAGYVRQLAAGIFSYLPLAWRSLRKIEQILREEMDRIDGQELSMPVVHPAELWQATGRWYDIDATMARFVDRRERDLLLAMTHEEVVAFHAATEIQSYRQLPAMVYHMQTKFRDELRSRGGLIRVREFIMKDSYSLDRDPEGLAKQYDRHYEAYERIGRRCALPLTAVRSDTGMMGGKIAHEFMYVTPIGEDSLALCDACGYAANREVAEFTLEPREGGMSPLERVHTPGTATIEEVTGLLGISAAETGKMVFYMGSFAAEEGAREEKLIAAIVRGDLEVNPIQVQNLTGALELRPAHEEEIAAVGMVPGFASPVGVEPEAAIFVVDRWVVESPNLVLGANETDYHLRNVCCGRDYEPTVVGSVALAFEGAPCGRCADGLRMARGVEVGNIFQLGTRYSEGLEATYTDEDGVERPIWMGSYGIGTGRLLACVAEEHRDDYGLKLPVSVAPYHVSLVSLAREEETWETADRVFEELCAAGIETIYDDRRDLRAGVKFNDADLRGLPLRLVIGERSLEAGGAELSHRGVRESRIIPLDDLVAELRHEIDTLMSALALDD